The following proteins come from a genomic window of Flavobacteriaceae bacterium MAR_2010_188:
- a CDS encoding type IX secretion system membrane protein, PorP/SprF family — protein MKFVKFNLIAAFILFNCWQGVAQQLPQFTQYMYNTISINPAYAGSRETLSVVGMHRSQWVGLEGAPSTQTLSIHAPMRNERVGLGLSFIKDELGYQEFSYLYGDFSYTIPTGQNSKLAFGLKAGFTSFALDSDFQNANSDDPQIFGFENRWKPNIGAGVYWHSQRWYLGLSAPRILNTDYNGAQEFEALERVSYYLTGGLVFDLSEDIKFKPAALLKATNGAPLSFDLTANFLFNEKLWLGGGYRFDERAGEVAGMADFQISRQLRVGYAYGYPISDLRPYTSGTHEVLLMFEIFKEKRVKSPRYF, from the coding sequence ATGAAGTTTGTAAAGTTTAACTTAATTGCCGCTTTTATACTGTTCAATTGCTGGCAAGGTGTCGCCCAACAGCTGCCCCAATTTACACAGTATATGTACAACACAATCTCGATAAACCCAGCTTATGCAGGTAGTAGAGAAACGCTTAGTGTTGTTGGAATGCACAGAAGTCAGTGGGTCGGTCTAGAAGGAGCACCTTCTACTCAAACCTTATCGATACACGCCCCGATGAGAAATGAAAGAGTCGGTCTTGGATTGTCCTTTATAAAGGATGAACTTGGCTACCAAGAGTTTTCATATCTATACGGAGACTTTTCATACACCATCCCAACGGGACAAAATTCTAAATTGGCTTTTGGTCTGAAAGCAGGATTTACAAGTTTCGCACTTGATTCTGATTTCCAAAATGCTAATTCTGATGACCCTCAAATCTTTGGATTTGAAAATCGTTGGAAACCCAACATCGGTGCCGGAGTTTACTGGCACAGTCAAAGATGGTACTTAGGTCTTTCGGCTCCAAGAATTTTGAATACCGATTATAATGGTGCTCAAGAATTCGAAGCCCTAGAAAGAGTTAGTTACTACTTAACCGGTGGATTGGTATTTGATTTAAGTGAAGATATTAAGTTTAAACCGGCGGCATTATTAAAAGCTACCAATGGAGCTCCATTATCATTTGATCTTACCGCTAACTTCCTATTCAATGAAAAATTATGGCTAGGTGGTGGATACAGATTTGATGAACGAGCTGGTGAAGTTGCTGGTATGGCAGACTTTCAAATCTCTAGACAATTAAGAGTTGGTTACGCTTACGGTTACCCAATTTCAGATTTAAGACCTTATACCAGTGGTACACATGAAGTATTGCTAATGTTCGAAATATTCAAAGAAAAACGTGTTAAATCGCCTCGATACTTCTAA
- a CDS encoding WD40-like Beta Propeller Repeat codes for MKTRLFILLFALGSLSMIGQTKLADKFFDRFGYIKASELYEEAVKDGDSSFHVLTRLGDCYYNNSKSEDALKWYSAAANKYQNLPPDYMFKYIQTLKSVGKYEEADVWTAKLIDISSDVSKVEDYDDSNMDMYRKLQEKDDSRIVDVESLPFNSPNSDFGAYVRGNQLIFASGRVKEDDKKNKLYSWNEEPFLDIYTLDVSDKDGVSEYGEPDLINGDDLNTEYHEATVAISKDGNTMYFTRDNMRGKKRLDYDRKGTSHLKIYKATLNDTVWNDIAELPFNGEKFSTGHPALSPDGKTLYFVSDRDGGLGSTDIYSVAINDDGTYGAVTNAGEKINTPGREMFPFISKDSTFYFSSDGHFNLGLLDIFKTDILKDSNAEATNLGEPYNSGYDDFAFFVTDKEQGYFSSNRPGGKGSDDIYSFYSYECQQKINGIARDKQTNDILAGVLVRLIDETGKVVKEYTTKEDGSYEFDVDCNKKYTVVGTKDDYKEDMKEVVTDSENGKVNKADLYLEPLVISDQIVINPIFFDFDKWDIRTDAQYELENIVDVLRAHPNMVIKIESHTDSRGSDKYNEKLSDRRAKSTRDYIISRGIDANRIESAIGYGEYKLLNECADGVKCTKEQHQVNRRSYFYILKD; via the coding sequence ATGAAAACAAGATTATTTATACTACTTTTTGCCTTAGGAAGTCTATCGATGATAGGTCAGACTAAGTTGGCAGATAAGTTTTTTGACAGATTCGGTTATATAAAAGCAAGTGAACTATATGAAGAAGCAGTAAAAGATGGAGACAGTAGTTTCCATGTTCTTACAAGATTAGGAGATTGTTATTACAACAATTCAAAATCTGAAGATGCTTTAAAATGGTATTCTGCAGCTGCAAATAAATATCAAAATCTTCCGCCTGACTATATGTTTAAATACATACAAACTTTAAAAAGTGTCGGCAAATATGAAGAAGCAGATGTTTGGACAGCTAAATTGATCGATATCAGCAGTGATGTTTCTAAAGTTGAAGATTACGATGATTCCAATATGGATATGTACCGTAAGCTTCAAGAAAAAGATGATTCTCGAATTGTAGATGTTGAAAGTTTACCTTTTAATTCACCTAATTCAGATTTTGGAGCATACGTCCGTGGAAATCAATTGATTTTTGCTTCTGGAAGAGTAAAAGAAGATGACAAAAAGAATAAATTATATTCTTGGAACGAAGAACCATTTTTAGATATCTATACTCTAGATGTATCTGATAAAGACGGAGTCTCAGAATATGGCGAACCCGATTTGATCAATGGTGATGACCTTAATACTGAATATCACGAAGCAACTGTGGCGATTTCTAAGGATGGTAACACAATGTACTTTACACGTGATAATATGCGTGGCAAAAAGAGATTGGATTATGATAGAAAAGGTACATCTCACTTAAAAATTTACAAGGCAACTTTAAACGATACTGTTTGGAATGACATTGCAGAACTTCCTTTTAACGGAGAGAAATTTTCAACTGGTCATCCTGCGCTAAGCCCAGATGGCAAAACATTATATTTTGTATCAGATAGAGATGGTGGACTTGGTAGCACCGATATTTATTCAGTGGCAATAAATGACGACGGCACTTACGGTGCGGTAACCAATGCTGGTGAAAAAATTAACACTCCGGGTCGTGAAATGTTCCCTTTTATTAGCAAGGATTCCACGTTCTATTTTTCATCCGATGGACATTTCAACCTTGGATTATTAGACATCTTTAAAACAGATATATTAAAGGATAGTAATGCTGAAGCAACCAACTTAGGAGAACCCTACAATAGTGGCTACGATGATTTTGCATTTTTCGTGACCGATAAGGAACAAGGATATTTCTCTTCTAACCGTCCAGGCGGAAAAGGAAGTGATGACATCTACAGTTTCTATTCTTATGAATGTCAACAAAAAATCAACGGTATTGCTCGAGATAAGCAAACCAATGATATTCTTGCCGGAGTTTTAGTTCGTTTAATTGATGAAACCGGAAAAGTGGTTAAAGAATATACAACCAAAGAAGATGGTTCTTATGAATTCGACGTAGACTGTAATAAAAAATATACAGTAGTTGGTACCAAAGATGACTATAAAGAAGATATGAAGGAAGTTGTTACCGACAGCGAAAATGGAAAAGTAAATAAGGCCGATCTATATTTAGAGCCGTTGGTAATAAGCGACCAGATTGTGATAAATCCTATTTTCTTTGATTTTGATAAATGGGATATCAGAACAGATGCTCAATATGAACTCGAGAACATCGTAGACGTACTTAGAGCGCATCCTAATATGGTTATTAAGATTGAATCGCATACCGATAGTAGAGGTAGCGATAAGTACAACGAAAAACTTTCTGATCGTAGAGCCAAATCAACTAGAGACTACATAATCTCTAGAGGAATCGACGCTAACAGAATTGAAAGTGCAATAGGATACGGTGAGTATAAATTGCTGAATGAATGTGCTGATGGCGTAAAATGTACTAAAGAACAGCACCAAGTAAACAGAAGATCATATTTCTACATACTAAAAGATTAA
- a CDS encoding Cysteine-rich secretory protein family protein, giving the protein MKPQIYLPMVALLAMLTFSCSTEEIPQDDFEQLALPQAPATKQIEIEILEMINAYRIENGLNPMRQNTVVKSVAFTHTDYMVTTNDVSHENFFERRDMLMEHEKAESVSENVGYGYSSARAVVDAWIASPGHQAQLVGDYTEFDISAEKNTEGRWFFTNMFIKR; this is encoded by the coding sequence ATGAAGCCTCAAATCTACCTACCTATGGTGGCTTTACTAGCCATGTTAACCTTCTCTTGTTCTACTGAGGAAATCCCTCAGGACGACTTTGAACAATTGGCTTTACCACAAGCTCCGGCAACAAAGCAAATTGAAATCGAAATTCTTGAAATGATCAATGCATATAGAATAGAGAATGGCTTAAATCCAATGAGGCAAAATACGGTAGTAAAATCGGTAGCATTTACCCACACAGATTATATGGTAACTACTAACGACGTATCTCACGAAAATTTTTTCGAAAGAAGAGATATGTTAATGGAACATGAAAAAGCTGAATCTGTTTCAGAAAATGTTGGGTACGGATATAGTTCAGCGCGTGCAGTGGTAGACGCATGGATTGCAAGTCCTGGACATCAGGCGCAATTGGTAGGTGATTATACAGAATTTGATATTTCTGCAGAAAAAAATACTGAAGGACGTTGGTTTTTTACGAATATGTTCATCAAACGATAA
- a CDS encoding Pyridoxamine 5'-phosphate oxidase, translated as MKKDLSNYRKSYEKSELTKATMDKNPIEAFRKWFDEVDGSDSKSEANAMTLSTFGIDGFPRNRVVLLKEFNEEGFVFYTNYGSQKGKAIEQNNHVCISFFWSEAERQVIIKGTVKKVPESQSEEYFHSRPKGSQLGAAVSNQSEVIESRDILETKLHQLEDEYSDKTVPKPKDWGGYIISPIEFEFWQGRANRLHDRIRYSLKDAQNWKMDRLAP; from the coding sequence ATGAAAAAAGATTTAAGTAATTACAGAAAGTCCTATGAGAAGTCCGAGCTAACAAAAGCTACGATGGATAAAAATCCTATTGAAGCATTTAGAAAATGGTTTGATGAAGTAGATGGTTCTGATTCTAAAAGTGAAGCAAACGCAATGACCCTTTCTACATTTGGAATTGATGGGTTTCCTCGGAATAGAGTAGTGCTGTTAAAGGAATTTAATGAGGAAGGTTTTGTTTTCTATACAAATTACGGTAGCCAAAAAGGCAAGGCAATCGAGCAAAACAATCATGTTTGTATCTCATTTTTTTGGTCCGAAGCAGAACGACAGGTAATTATAAAGGGAACGGTGAAGAAAGTTCCTGAATCCCAAAGCGAAGAATATTTTCATTCCCGACCAAAAGGAAGTCAGCTTGGTGCTGCAGTTTCAAATCAAAGTGAAGTTATTGAAAGTCGCGATATCTTAGAAACTAAACTTCATCAACTCGAAGATGAATATTCTGATAAAACGGTTCCGAAACCGAAAGATTGGGGTGGCTATATCATTTCTCCAATAGAATTTGAATTCTGGCAGGGGAGGGCAAATAGGCTACACGACAGAATCAGATATTCATTAAAAGATGCACAAAATTGGAAGATGGACCGCTTGGCTCCCTAG
- a CDS encoding RNAse Z translates to MKLTILGCHSATPRTHRNPTSQVLEIRNHIFLIDCGEGTQVELRRNKIKFSRIKHIFISHLHGDHYFGLIGLISTFQLLSRKDELHIYGPKGLKEVITLQVKLANSWTAYDLRFHILDQKIPELIFEDETLTVNTIPLNHRVYTNGFLFREKPGERKLDYRKAVDMEIEMPYFRKLKIGDDVPNRNGEMIKNDMVTSEPNPTKSYAFCSDTGYMPTICDQIKSVDVLYHESTFLEKNSNLAESTKHSTAKQAAQIARVAEAKLLILGHFSTRYDDLEEFALEAQEIFENTELAADGKSFTFN, encoded by the coding sequence ATGAAATTAACGATTCTAGGATGCCATAGTGCTACACCACGGACACACAGAAATCCGACTTCCCAAGTCCTAGAAATCAGAAACCATATTTTTCTTATCGATTGCGGTGAAGGAACCCAAGTTGAACTGAGGCGAAATAAAATTAAGTTTAGCCGGATAAAGCATATTTTCATCTCACACTTGCACGGTGACCATTACTTTGGTCTTATTGGTTTAATATCTACATTTCAACTCCTTAGTAGAAAGGACGAACTACACATTTATGGTCCTAAAGGATTAAAGGAAGTGATAACTCTTCAAGTTAAACTAGCGAACTCTTGGACAGCATATGACCTTCGATTTCACATTCTTGATCAGAAAATTCCCGAATTGATTTTTGAGGATGAAACTCTAACCGTAAATACAATTCCGCTAAACCATAGAGTTTATACCAATGGTTTTTTATTTCGAGAGAAACCCGGCGAACGTAAGTTAGATTATCGTAAAGCGGTAGATATGGAAATTGAAATGCCTTATTTCAGAAAATTAAAAATTGGTGATGATGTTCCGAATAGAAATGGGGAGATGATAAAAAATGACATGGTAACTTCAGAACCAAATCCCACCAAATCTTATGCGTTCTGCAGTGACACCGGCTACATGCCCACGATTTGTGATCAGATAAAATCGGTTGATGTTTTATATCATGAATCTACCTTTTTAGAGAAAAACAGTAATCTGGCCGAGTCAACTAAACACAGCACTGCGAAACAAGCTGCACAGATTGCCCGAGTAGCAGAGGCGAAACTTCTTATTCTTGGTCACTTTTCTACTCGATATGATGACCTCGAAGAATTTGCGTTAGAAGCCCAAGAGATATTTGAAAATACAGAATTGGCAGCAGATGGTAAATCATTTACCTTTAATTGA
- a CDS encoding aspartate carbamoyltransferase, translating into MSELSVNHLLGIKYLNKKDIDLIFETADHFKEVINRPIKKVPSLRDITIANLFFENSTRTKLSFELAEKRLSADIINFSASQSSVTKGETLIDTVQNILSMKVDMVVMRHPYPGASVFLSKNVKASIINAGDGAHEHPTQALLDSYSIKEKLGTVKGKKIVIVGDILHSRVALSNIFALKLQGAEIKVCGPKTLLPKHIESLGVKVETDLRKALEWCDVANMLRVQNERMDMSYFPSTREYTKQYGVNKALLDSLKKEIVIMHPGPINRGVEITSDVADSKQAIILEQVQNGVAIRMAVIYLLASKIKH; encoded by the coding sequence ATGAGCGAATTAAGTGTTAACCACTTATTGGGAATAAAATATCTTAATAAAAAGGATATTGATTTAATCTTTGAAACTGCCGACCATTTTAAGGAAGTTATTAATCGTCCTATCAAAAAAGTTCCCTCACTGCGCGATATTACTATTGCAAATCTCTTTTTCGAAAATTCTACCCGCACAAAATTATCTTTTGAACTTGCCGAGAAAAGACTTTCGGCCGATATCATTAATTTTTCGGCATCACAGTCTTCGGTTACAAAAGGCGAAACCCTTATAGATACTGTACAGAATATTCTATCCATGAAGGTAGATATGGTCGTGATGAGGCATCCATATCCCGGCGCTAGTGTCTTTCTCTCCAAGAATGTTAAGGCAAGCATTATTAACGCAGGAGATGGTGCGCACGAGCACCCAACACAAGCTCTATTAGATTCTTACTCGATCAAAGAAAAGTTAGGGACTGTAAAAGGAAAAAAAATTGTTATTGTTGGTGATATTCTTCATAGTAGGGTAGCGCTATCTAACATCTTCGCTTTAAAATTACAAGGTGCTGAAATAAAAGTATGCGGTCCAAAGACGTTGCTTCCAAAACATATAGAATCCTTAGGGGTTAAGGTTGAAACCGACCTGAGGAAAGCTCTTGAATGGTGCGATGTTGCCAATATGCTCCGAGTTCAAAACGAGCGGATGGATATGAGCTACTTTCCGAGCACCAGAGAATACACTAAGCAGTATGGAGTTAATAAAGCACTGCTTGATTCATTAAAAAAAGAAATTGTGATTATGCACCCAGGACCAATTAATCGTGGGGTAGAAATCACAAGTGATGTTGCCGATTCCAAACAAGCCATTATACTAGAACAAGTACAAAATGGTGTGGCAATTAGGATGGCCGTCATCTACCTGTTAGCATCAAAAATTAAACACTAA
- a CDS encoding pyrimidine operon attenuation protein / uracil phosphoribosyltransferase, translating into MSQKVLLNSKEVNIILHRLACQLIENHNNFTNTVLIGLQPRGKFLANRLAKMLKDEYKKNDIKLGLLDITFFRDDFRRGEKPLEANSTEIDFLVEDKNIVFIDDVLYTGRSIRAALTAIQSFGRPNEIELLTLIDRRFSRHLPIQPNYRGRQVDAINEEKVKVHWKENDGEDAVYLVS; encoded by the coding sequence ATGAGTCAAAAAGTTTTACTTAATTCCAAAGAGGTAAACATCATTCTTCATCGACTGGCTTGTCAATTAATCGAAAACCATAACAATTTTACCAATACTGTTCTTATCGGTCTTCAACCGAGAGGAAAATTTCTTGCAAATCGTTTGGCGAAAATGCTTAAGGATGAATACAAGAAAAATGATATTAAGCTCGGCCTTCTAGATATTACATTTTTCAGGGATGATTTTAGAAGAGGGGAAAAACCGCTCGAAGCAAATTCCACAGAAATCGATTTTTTGGTTGAGGATAAGAATATTGTCTTTATTGATGATGTACTCTATACAGGAAGAAGTATTAGGGCAGCTCTGACCGCGATACAATCGTTTGGACGACCTAATGAGATAGAACTTTTGACCTTAATCGATAGACGATTTAGCCGTCACTTACCGATTCAGCCTAATTATAGAGGTAGACAGGTAGACGCAATTAATGAAGAAAAAGTGAAAGTGCATTGGAAGGAAAATGATGGAGAAGATGCAGTCTATTTAGTTAGTTAA